From Amycolatopsis sp. WQ 127309:
GGCGTCGCCGAGCCGGCTCGCGGCGCCGCGTAGAGGTGGCCGGCTGCGTTCGGTATCGCCCCGAGCTGATTGCGGTGAAGGCCGCCTCCGGAGGGTTCCGGAGGCGGCCTTCGTCTGAGTCCTACTTGCCGAACCCGGCCCGGCGGAGCGCGTCCGCCATCGAGCCGCTGCTGTTCGAGGAGCCGGAGTTGCCACCCCGGCCGCCACCACCACTGCCGCCGCGCTGACCGCCGCCGCCACCGGAACCGCCGCGGCGCTGACCGCCGCCACCGCCGCCGCCCTGCTGACCCCGGTCACGATCGCCGCCGCCACCGCCGCCGCGGTTACCGGACGGAGCGCCAGGCTCGTCGTCCAGCCGCAGCGTGAGCGAGATCCGCTTACGCGGCACGTCGACCTCGAGGACCTTCACCTTCACGATGTCGCCCGGCTTCACGACCTCGCGCGGGTCCTTCACGAAGTTCTTCGACAGCGCCGAAACGTGCGCCAAGCCGTCCTGGTGCACGCCCACGTCGATGAACGCGCCGAACGCCGCCACGTTCGTGACGACGCCCTCCAGGCGCATGCCCGGCTTCAGGTCGCCGATCTTGTCGACGCCTTCGGCGAACGTCGCCGTCTTGAACGCCGGGCGGGGGTCGCGGCCCGGCTTGTCCAGCTCCGCCAGGATGTCCGTCACCGTCGGGAGGCCGAACGTCTCGTCCACGAAGTCGGCCGGGCGGAGCGACGACAACGTCCGCGTGTTGCCGATCAGCGCGCGCAGGTCCGTGCCCGTCGTGGTCAGGATCCGGCGGACCACCGGGTACGCCTCCGGGTGGACCGACGACGAGTCGAGCGGGTCGTCGCCATCCGGGATGCGCAGGAAGCCCGCGCACTGCTCGAACGCCTTGGGGCCGAGCCGCGCGACCTCCTTCAGCGCCGTCCGGGAGCGGAACGGGCCGTTCGAGTCGCGGTGGGAGACGATGTTCTCCGCCAGCCCGGTCGTGATGCCCGAGACGCGGGTCAGCAGCGGCGCGGACGCCGTGTTGACGTCGACGCCGACCGCGTTCACGCAGTCCTCGACCACCGCGTCGAGCGAGCGGGACAGCGAGACCTCGGACAGGTCGTGCTGGTACTGGCCGACGCCGATCGACTTCGGGTCGATCTTCACCAGCTCGGCCAGCGGGTCCTGCAGCCGCCGCGCGATCGAGACCGCGCCGCGCAGCGAGACGTCCATGGTCGGCAGTTCCGCCGACGCGAACGCCGACGCCGAGTACACCGACGCGCCGGCCTCGGACACGATCGCCTTGGTCAGCTTCAGCTCCGGGTGCTTCTTGATCAGCTCCTGGGTGAGCTTGTCCGTCTCGCGCGACGCCGTGCCGTTGCCGATCGAGACCAGGTCGACCTGGTGCCGCGCGCACAGCGCGGCCAGCTCGGCGATCGACTGGTCCCACTTGTTGGCCGGCTGGTGCGGGTAGATGACGTGGGTGTCGACGACCTTGCCGGTCGCGTCCACGACGGCCACCTTGACGCCGGTGCGGAAGCCCGGGTCGAGGCCCATCGTGGCGCGGGTGCCGGCCGGGGCGGCGAGCAGCAGGTCACGCAGGTTGGACGCGAACACGCGCACGGCGTCGTCCTCGGCCGCCTGGCGCAGCCGCATCCGCAGGTCGATGCCCAGGTGCAGCAGGATCTTGGTGCGCCACGCCCAGCGCACGGTGTCGTTCAGCCACTTGTCGCCGGGGCGGCCCTCGTTGGTGACGCCGAACTTCGCGGCGATGCGGGTCTCGTAGTCGGTCGGGCCGACCTGCGGCTCGTCGGTCGGCTCGGCCGGCAGCATCGTGAGGTCGAGGACCTCTTCCTTCTCGCCGCGCAGCATCGCGAGGATCCGGTGCGAGGGGAGCTTGGTGTAGGGCTCGGAGAAGTCGAAGTAGTCGGAGAACTTGGCGCCGTCCTCCTCCTTGCCGCCGCGGACCTTGGCCACGAGGTGGCCCTGGCCCCACATCTTCTCGCGCAGGTCGCCGATGAGGTCGGCGTCCTCGGCGAAGCGCTCGACGAGGATCGAGCGGGCGCCGTCGAGGGCGGCCTGCGCGTCCGCGACGCCCTTGTCCG
This genomic window contains:
- a CDS encoding Tex family protein, whose translation is MSVSVEQRIAEELGVREGQVKATVELLDGGSTVPFIARYRKEVTGMLDDAQLRTLEERLRYLRELDERRLAVLDSIRSQGKLDEALEASILAADTKSRLEDIYLPFKPKRRTKAMIAREAGLEPLADGLLNDPTTDPHAAAAVFVDADKGVADAQAALDGARSILVERFAEDADLIGDLREKMWGQGHLVAKVRGGKEEDGAKFSDYFDFSEPYTKLPSHRILAMLRGEKEEVLDLTMLPAEPTDEPQVGPTDYETRIAAKFGVTNEGRPGDKWLNDTVRWAWRTKILLHLGIDLRMRLRQAAEDDAVRVFASNLRDLLLAAPAGTRATMGLDPGFRTGVKVAVVDATGKVVDTHVIYPHQPANKWDQSIAELAALCARHQVDLVSIGNGTASRETDKLTQELIKKHPELKLTKAIVSEAGASVYSASAFASAELPTMDVSLRGAVSIARRLQDPLAELVKIDPKSIGVGQYQHDLSEVSLSRSLDAVVEDCVNAVGVDVNTASAPLLTRVSGITTGLAENIVSHRDSNGPFRSRTALKEVARLGPKAFEQCAGFLRIPDGDDPLDSSSVHPEAYPVVRRILTTTGTDLRALIGNTRTLSSLRPADFVDETFGLPTVTDILAELDKPGRDPRPAFKTATFAEGVDKIGDLKPGMRLEGVVTNVAAFGAFIDVGVHQDGLAHVSALSKNFVKDPREVVKPGDIVKVKVLEVDVPRKRISLTLRLDDEPGAPSGNRGGGGGGDRDRGQQGGGGGGGQRRGGSGGGGGQRGGSGGGGRGGNSGSSNSSGSMADALRRAGFGK